The Achromobacter spanius genome includes the window TCGCCTGATGCAGCCCGCGCGATGCGGGGGCGCGCTCAGTGCATGGTGGCTTCCTGCACGGCCTCGCTGCTGACGGCGCTGCGGCGGTTCTGCGCCAGCACCAGGCGCTCCATGTAGGCGCGGTCTTTCGGGTCGATCGAGAACGCGGCCTCGACCCAATCCTCGGTGATGTCCATCAGTTCGGAACGCGACAGGTTCAGCACGCGCTGGCGGGCGCGCAGCATGGCGCGCATGCCGTTGAGCTTGGGCCGCATCACATCGATGAAGGTGCGCGTGGCGCGGTACGCCTCGCCCGGTTCAAACAGGGTGTCCACCAGCCCCTTGCCGTGGAACCATTCCGCCGTATGCGATTCGCCTGAGCTGATCAGCTCTTCAGCCAGCTTCATGCCCGAACGGCGCGCCACCAGCGAATAGCCGCCCATGCCCGGAAACAGGTTGAACGCCATTTCCGGAAAGCCCATGCGCGCATTGTTCTGCGCCAGCACGAAGTGGTGCGCCAGCGCGGCTTCAAAGCCGCCGCCCAGCGCCGTGCCCTCGATCATCGCCAACGAGATCGCACCGGTGTCGAAACCGCGCGAGGCTGCGTGCACGCAGTCCACGCAAGCGCGTGCATAGGCCCGCAGCGCTTCGCGCTTGCCGTTGCGGATGGCTTCGGCGAAGAAATTCAAGTCGCCGCCCACGTTGTAGATCTGCGGCACCAGCGAACCGGTGACCCAGAAGTCGATGGGCAGGCCCGAGTCCTTGGCGGCGCGCGCCAGGGTCATGATTTCGTCGATGAGTTCGTGGTTAAAGCACGGCCGCGGTTGTGCGCGCAGCATCATCCACATGACTCGGCGTCCCTCCTCATAAAAGGCCGAGATCTGCTTCATATTGCCCGCGGCGGTGAAGGGGTGGCAGTCTGTATGAATGAGTTGATTCATTTGCTTTCGTCCAATCGATCAAGGTGAGTCGGAGTACTGCCGGGTCAGCCTAAACCAGAGCTTCCGGGTGCCGTCTCATGCAAACCTCGTCCGACTGGCCAGACTTGGCCGTAGGTCGAACCGCCGAGTGATTAATGAAAAAGTTCTGCCAACCGATGCAAGGTCTCGGCCTGTCGGGCGAGACGCGCATCGCCGCAACGGATGACCAAGCTCGCAAATTCGCGACCTTGCGGGCAGGGCGCCAAACCGCTTGCGGTCCGCATGCCGTCATGCGTTCGGATGAGGATGTTGCAGCACTGCAACAAGATTGAGTCTCATTTGTAAATAGAATCAATTCTCGATAGCATCGCGCCTTTCATTTTCCTGAACCGACGTAAAGGTCTTGCGATGCATCCGCCGTTTGTCCCACGCTCCCTCTCTTTGGCGGTAGCGTTCGCCCTGTCATCCGCCTTGCCGCAGGCACTGGCGCAGACCGCCCAATTGCCCGCCATCAGTGTCGAAGGCACTAACGCCGACGACCCGCGTGTGCCGGAAGTCACCACCGCCACGCGCACGCAGACGCCGGCCCGCTACGTGCCGCAGACCATCGACACCGTGAAGGTCGAAAACGTGCAGAACTACGGCGTCACGGCGATCAGCGACGCACTGTCGGGCATGCCCAACGTGTCCAGTGCGCAAGACACCCGCTTTGACTCGGTGCGTATACGCGGCTTTGACGCCAGTAATGATTTCTATCTGGACGGCATCCGCGACGACAGCCAGTACGTGCGCGACCTGCACAACATTGAACGCATCGAAGTGCTGAAGGGGCCGGCCGCCGTGCTGTATGGACGGGGCAGCCAGGGCGGTATCGTCAACCGCGTCAGCAAGGCGCCGCAGCCGGGCCGCGAATCCAGCATCGAAGCGCAGACCGGCAGTTGGGATTTGCGCAGCGTGTACGGCGACTTCAGCGCCGACCCCAGCGATAACGTCAGCGTGCGCCTGAACGTGGGCCAGGAAGACAGCAACAGCTTCCGCCACAAGATCGGCGGCACGCGCCAACTAGTGGCGCCCGCGATCAACTGGCGCATCACGCCCAACCTGGACTGGCTGGTGCAGTACGAATACAGCCGCTACGACCGCACGCCCGACCGCGG containing:
- a CDS encoding crotonase/enoyl-CoA hydratase family protein: MNQLIHTDCHPFTAAGNMKQISAFYEEGRRVMWMMLRAQPRPCFNHELIDEIMTLARAAKDSGLPIDFWVTGSLVPQIYNVGGDLNFFAEAIRNGKREALRAYARACVDCVHAASRGFDTGAISLAMIEGTALGGGFEAALAHHFVLAQNNARMGFPEMAFNLFPGMGGYSLVARRSGMKLAEELISSGESHTAEWFHGKGLVDTLFEPGEAYRATRTFIDVMRPKLNGMRAMLRARQRVLNLSRSELMDITEDWVEAAFSIDPKDRAYMERLVLAQNRRSAVSSEAVQEATMH